In Thermotomaculum hydrothermale, a single genomic region encodes these proteins:
- the recA gene encoding recombinase RecA, producing MKQPNNKGMARDKALDLALNQIEKNFGKGSIMRLGDKSILNVETISTGSIGLDYALGVGGVPRGRIVEVYGPESSGKTTIALQIIAEAQKNGGMAAFIDAEHALDPEYAKNLGVDTDNLLISQPDYGEQALDIAEMLIRSGAIDVLVVDSVAALVPKSELEGEMGETQIGLQARLMSHALRKLAGAISKSKTVMIFINQVRNKIGISYGNNEVTTGGNALKFYSSVRIEIRRIAALKDGDRILGNRTRAKVQKNKVAPPFKYAEFDIMFGEGISKEGEILDYGVSFGLIEKSGSWYSYGSTRLGQGRENAKKFLKENKDIAEKIEREIRKELGLIKEAETEKKEN from the coding sequence ATGAAACAGCCAAATAACAAGGGAATGGCAAGGGATAAAGCATTAGACCTTGCTTTAAACCAGATAGAGAAGAATTTTGGAAAAGGCTCAATAATGCGGCTTGGAGATAAGAGTATTTTAAATGTTGAAACAATATCAACAGGTTCAATTGGGCTTGATTATGCTTTGGGGGTTGGTGGTGTCCCGAGAGGAAGAATTGTTGAGGTATATGGACCAGAAAGTTCAGGTAAAACCACAATCGCTTTACAGATAATAGCGGAAGCTCAAAAGAATGGCGGCATGGCAGCCTTTATTGATGCAGAGCATGCCCTTGACCCTGAGTATGCTAAAAATCTTGGGGTTGATACAGATAACCTCTTAATTTCCCAGCCTGACTACGGGGAGCAGGCTTTAGATATTGCTGAAATGCTTATTAGAAGCGGTGCTATTGATGTGCTTGTTGTTGATTCAGTTGCTGCCCTTGTTCCAAAAAGTGAATTGGAAGGGGAGATGGGTGAAACCCAGATTGGCCTTCAGGCAAGATTAATGTCACATGCATTGAGGAAGCTTGCAGGGGCAATTTCAAAGTCAAAAACTGTTATGATTTTTATTAATCAGGTGAGAAATAAAATTGGAATTTCTTACGGAAACAACGAAGTTACCACAGGCGGAAACGCATTGAAATTTTACTCTTCGGTTAGAATTGAAATAAGAAGAATTGCTGCATTGAAAGATGGAGACAGGATTTTAGGTAATAGAACAAGGGCTAAAGTTCAGAAAAACAAAGTTGCACCTCCTTTTAAGTATGCAGAGTTTGACATAATGTTTGGAGAGGGAATCTCAAAAGAGGGTGAAATCCTTGATTACGGGGTTTCATTTGGATTGATTGAAAAAAGCGGTTCCTGGTATTCCTATGGTTCAACAAGGTTGGGACAGGGTAGGGAGAATGCAAAAAAATTCTTAAAAGAAAACAAAGACATTGCTGAAAAGATAGAAAGAGAAATTAGAAAAGAGTTAGGATTGATTAAAGAGGCGGAAACTGAAAAGAAAGAAAATTAA
- a CDS encoding tetratricopeptide repeat protein, which translates to MFFKKSDVLAKADKYLRQKKYKLALEEFLKYLQKNPNDVNIINRVGDLYAQVGDKDKAVDFFLKSADYYYKEGFYTKSIAILRKILRIDPDNIKVYERLADLYVQDGNIAEAKRVYLEIAEKYTKQGLKKRALEIYKKMVELDPLNTVVRLKLADAFIKEGMREEAADQLISTAKKLLKMGKNDDAKQLLTAAKKLGLGDAVIDVTLAEIYVEKKEYEKAEQILDKAYARNTGNSLLLELLAFVKLKTGKLADSLKIAKRLFELDKSKYRIIETIFNELIAKNKINEAWSLIKPVIDHLVLNEEYDKAIDLLKKIVDKKQYFIPALKVLADIYDKKEDRIFNVTTLEKLVEAYKRDGNVEEARATLKKLLEYDPANIEYKEALKELKAYEISDDEISVSEEDFELDEEELVESLDLEDTTQKMLGGISEAEFYIEHGYKDKAYSMLEQILRKDPLNKKANLLLLPLCKERGERAKASQCYLNLAEISMNEGDFEKAEDYLNQSERLLPGSSGFLRRQLEKKKKEEGLVEVESFDFEPDEEEISLSDAVESFDEEELDFGIDNEVVGLHEEAITPPENDFSEAISLDEEETELELEDNISSEDLFNEDAKEGGEFVPEEQSFLDADSLLETFQPEKEEGNALEELDEAKIESVDLFEEFEDLKLEFEDSKKTTELKEELEKKVVEDEKDAKAEKPQEIVEDSVDLTDEIAEIEFYISQNLFEEAEELLNNLVVAHPNHKDVLALKEKFESLKGQAETEQLVAEKSGDFEELLEEEFIDLKSQLGEDLDIFQDNTELTDSAPQEEVKSLDELFKEFKKGVEEQIDQEDFETHYNLGIAYKEMGLYNEAIEEFIKASHDPNRLLDCSFMIAGVYSELGEYKKAIEWLESGLEHAQKTGADDRPILYELATLCEKNGDKEKAKSYYAMIYEKDPNYRDVASKLK; encoded by the coding sequence GTGTTTTTTAAAAAGAGTGATGTTTTAGCCAAAGCGGATAAGTATTTAAGACAGAAAAAATATAAACTTGCTCTTGAAGAGTTTCTGAAGTATCTTCAGAAAAATCCCAACGATGTTAATATTATTAACAGAGTTGGCGATTTATACGCGCAGGTAGGCGATAAAGATAAGGCTGTGGACTTTTTTCTAAAAAGTGCCGATTACTACTATAAAGAAGGTTTTTATACCAAATCTATTGCTATTTTAAGGAAAATATTAAGGATTGACCCTGATAACATTAAAGTTTATGAAAGGCTGGCGGATTTATATGTACAGGATGGGAATATTGCAGAAGCAAAAAGGGTTTATTTGGAGATAGCTGAAAAATATACAAAACAGGGATTAAAGAAAAGAGCTCTTGAGATTTATAAGAAAATGGTTGAGTTAGACCCTCTCAACACTGTGGTTAGGTTGAAGCTTGCCGATGCTTTTATCAAAGAGGGTATGCGTGAAGAAGCGGCAGATCAGCTGATTTCAACTGCCAAAAAACTTCTTAAAATGGGAAAAAACGATGACGCTAAACAATTACTTACTGCGGCAAAGAAATTAGGCCTTGGAGACGCTGTAATAGATGTTACCCTCGCTGAAATTTATGTTGAAAAGAAAGAGTACGAAAAGGCAGAGCAAATTCTGGATAAGGCATACGCGAGAAATACAGGCAATTCACTGCTTCTTGAATTACTTGCCTTTGTTAAATTAAAAACTGGGAAACTTGCAGATTCTTTAAAAATAGCTAAGCGCTTGTTTGAACTTGACAAATCAAAATATAGAATAATTGAAACTATATTCAATGAACTTATTGCCAAAAACAAGATAAATGAGGCTTGGAGCTTAATAAAGCCTGTTATAGACCATTTGGTACTTAATGAAGAGTACGATAAAGCAATAGATCTGCTAAAGAAAATTGTTGATAAAAAACAGTATTTCATACCGGCTCTTAAAGTGCTGGCTGATATATATGATAAAAAAGAAGATAGAATATTTAATGTTACTACTCTGGAGAAACTTGTTGAGGCTTATAAAAGAGACGGAAATGTTGAGGAAGCAAGAGCTACTTTAAAAAAACTTCTTGAGTACGATCCCGCCAACATTGAATACAAAGAGGCTTTAAAAGAGTTAAAGGCATATGAAATTTCAGATGATGAAATAAGTGTTTCTGAAGAAGATTTTGAGCTTGACGAGGAAGAGTTGGTTGAAAGCCTTGACCTTGAAGATACCACTCAGAAAATGTTAGGGGGGATTTCTGAGGCTGAGTTTTACATAGAGCACGGGTATAAAGACAAAGCATATAGTATGCTTGAACAAATTCTAAGAAAAGATCCGTTAAATAAAAAGGCAAATTTATTACTGCTACCTTTGTGTAAAGAAAGAGGTGAGAGGGCTAAGGCGAGCCAGTGCTATCTTAATCTTGCTGAGATATCAATGAATGAAGGTGATTTTGAGAAAGCAGAGGACTACCTTAATCAGAGCGAAAGATTACTTCCAGGCTCTTCTGGTTTTTTAAGAAGACAACTTGAAAAGAAAAAGAAAGAAGAAGGGCTTGTTGAGGTTGAATCTTTTGATTTTGAGCCTGATGAAGAAGAAATTTCACTTTCTGATGCGGTGGAATCCTTTGACGAGGAGGAACTGGATTTTGGAATAGATAACGAGGTGGTGGGTTTACACGAAGAAGCTATTACACCTCCTGAAAATGATTTTTCTGAGGCTATATCCCTGGACGAAGAAGAAACAGAACTTGAGCTTGAAGATAACATATCAAGTGAAGATTTGTTTAATGAAGATGCGAAAGAGGGGGGAGAATTTGTCCCCGAAGAACAATCTTTTCTTGATGCAGATTCTCTTCTTGAAACATTCCAGCCTGAAAAAGAGGAAGGAAATGCATTAGAAGAATTGGATGAAGCAAAAATAGAAAGTGTAGACCTTTTTGAAGAGTTTGAAGATCTAAAATTAGAGTTTGAAGATAGCAAGAAAACTACTGAACTAAAAGAAGAACTTGAAAAAAAGGTTGTTGAAGATGAGAAAGATGCGAAAGCAGAAAAGCCTCAAGAAATTGTTGAAGATAGTGTAGATTTAACCGATGAAATAGCGGAGATAGAATTTTATATTTCTCAGAACCTTTTTGAAGAGGCGGAAGAATTATTGAACAACCTTGTGGTTGCTCATCCCAATCATAAGGATGTTCTGGCTTTAAAAGAAAAATTTGAGTCTCTAAAAGGACAGGCAGAGACAGAGCAGCTTGTTGCAGAAAAATCAGGTGATTTTGAAGAGTTGCTTGAAGAAGAGTTTATTGATTTAAAATCGCAGTTAGGCGAAGACCTTGATATTTTTCAGGATAATACAGAGTTGACAGACTCAGCACCTCAGGAAGAGGTTAAATCTCTTGATGAGCTTTTTAAAGAATTTAAAAAAGGTGTTGAGGAACAGATTGACCAGGAAGATTTCGAAACCCATTACAATCTGGGTATTGCTTATAAAGAGATGGGGCTTTACAATGAGGCAATTGAAGAATTTATTAAAGCCTCACATGATCCAAACAGGCTTTTAGATTGTAGTTTTATGATTGCGGGAGTGTATTCTGAATTAGGTGAATATAAAAAAGCAATAGAGTGGCTTGAAAGTGGCCTTGAACATGCACAAAAAACAGGAGCAGACGACAGACCTATTCTTTACGAATTGGCAACTTTGTGTGAAAAAAATGGGGACAAGGAAAAGGCGAAATCCTACTATGCAATGATTTACGAGAAAGACCCGAATTACAGGGATGTTGCTTCCAAACTTAAATAG
- a CDS encoding MBL fold metallo-hydrolase, translating into MSEYSFIIHEIKGYISSLFLIETNGKFLLLDAGCSCDFKKVKSFLEERGKSLNDLKLVVVTHMHPDHAGAVKYFKKNNIPIASTEGAYRWYRGLGGFIQHKIDTFLAQFSARRKKNILEPVNYKRKFIPDYLLKDGDTLPFFPDWKVVFTPGHTLYDISLFNEKGKVFYLADLILKMGDKYVLPFPIIFPDLMKKSLDRIKEYNFDTLLLAHGGLLKERGLSQNFSKVIDSLKETIGKIDKIEFKIFYPFCLFVHDKWVCKIKQCR; encoded by the coding sequence ATGAGTGAATATTCATTCATTATTCATGAGATAAAAGGTTATATTTCTTCTTTATTTCTAATCGAGACTAACGGGAAGTTTCTGCTTCTTGATGCAGGGTGCTCCTGTGATTTTAAAAAAGTTAAATCTTTTCTTGAAGAAAGAGGTAAAAGCCTTAATGACTTAAAGCTTGTTGTTGTTACCCATATGCATCCTGACCATGCAGGTGCGGTTAAGTACTTTAAAAAAAACAATATCCCAATTGCCTCAACCGAGGGGGCTTATAGGTGGTATAGAGGATTAGGTGGCTTTATACAGCACAAAATTGATACCTTTCTTGCACAGTTTTCAGCAAGAAGAAAAAAGAATATTTTAGAGCCAGTGAACTATAAAAGAAAGTTTATCCCTGATTATTTGTTAAAAGATGGAGACACACTCCCCTTTTTCCCTGATTGGAAGGTGGTTTTTACGCCAGGTCATACGCTTTATGATATTTCATTGTTTAATGAGAAAGGGAAGGTCTTTTATCTTGCAGATCTTATTTTAAAAATGGGGGACAAATATGTGCTTCCATTCCCGATAATATTCCCGGATTTGATGAAAAAATCCCTGGATAGAATTAAAGAGTATAATTTTGATACACTTCTCCTTGCTCACGGAGGATTGTTAAAGGAAAGAGGTCTCTCACAAAATTTTTCTAAAGTTATAGATAGTTTAAAAGAAACGATAGGCAAAATAGATAAAATTGAGTTTAAAATTTTTTACCCATTTTGCCTTTTTGTCCATGATAAATGGGTTTGTAAAATAAAGCAATGTCGGTAG
- the frr gene encoding ribosome recycling factor: protein MIKDVLKDAESHMKKTVEVFKHEIASLRTGKASVSLLDGVQVEYYGTKMPLNQIATISAPDATLIVVTPYDMTALQAIEKAIREADLGLNPSNDGKKIMVPVPPLTEERRKTLVKKLHEYAEQCRVAVRNIRRDARDKVKQLLKDKEISEDDEKRAEDDIQKLTDKYIDEIDDISKKKEEDIMHV, encoded by the coding sequence ATGATTAAGGATGTTTTGAAAGATGCTGAATCTCATATGAAGAAAACCGTTGAGGTTTTTAAACATGAAATTGCTTCATTAAGGACAGGAAAGGCAAGTGTTTCCCTTCTTGATGGGGTACAGGTTGAGTATTATGGTACCAAGATGCCACTGAATCAGATTGCAACTATATCTGCTCCAGATGCTACTTTGATTGTTGTTACCCCTTATGATATGACTGCGTTGCAGGCAATAGAGAAGGCAATTAGAGAGGCTGATTTAGGACTTAATCCTTCTAATGATGGTAAAAAAATTATGGTGCCTGTTCCTCCTTTAACAGAAGAAAGAAGAAAAACCCTTGTGAAAAAACTTCATGAATATGCAGAACAGTGCAGGGTTGCTGTCAGGAATATTAGAAGAGATGCAAGGGATAAGGTTAAGCAGTTACTCAAAGATAAAGAGATTTCGGAAGATGATGAAAAAAGGGCAGAAGACGATATCCAGAAATTAACAGACAAGTACATTGATGAAATTGATGATATATCTAAAAAGAAGGAAGAAGATATAATGCATGTTTAA
- the pyrH gene encoding UMP kinase, with the protein MGEAAYKRILLKMSGEVLEGTQGFGIDPSVVKRLAKEIVDVHKLGVEIGIVIGGGNIFRGVSGSKQGLDRVTGDYMGMLATLINCLSLQDAIEKEGVPTRVMSAIEVKEVAEPFIKRRAVRHLEKGRIVIFGAGTGNPFFTTDTAAALRAIEINAQVLLKATKVDGVYTADPVKVKGAELLKEVDYMTVLKHGLKVMDSTAISLSMDNSLDIIVFNIKKEGNLLRVVKGEKIGTKVIKGGGND; encoded by the coding sequence ATGGGTGAAGCAGCATATAAAAGAATTTTATTAAAGATGAGTGGAGAGGTGCTGGAAGGAACGCAGGGTTTTGGAATTGATCCTTCTGTTGTAAAAAGGCTTGCTAAAGAAATTGTTGATGTTCACAAATTAGGCGTTGAAATTGGAATTGTAATTGGTGGCGGAAATATTTTTCGCGGAGTTTCAGGGAGCAAGCAGGGGCTTGATAGGGTTACTGGTGATTATATGGGAATGCTTGCAACTTTAATAAATTGTCTTTCCCTTCAGGATGCAATTGAAAAAGAAGGTGTACCCACAAGGGTTATGTCTGCTATTGAAGTTAAGGAGGTTGCTGAACCTTTTATTAAAAGGAGAGCGGTAAGACACCTTGAAAAGGGAAGAATTGTAATATTTGGTGCAGGGACAGGGAATCCATTTTTTACAACAGATACCGCTGCTGCATTGAGGGCAATTGAGATTAATGCTCAAGTTTTGCTGAAAGCAACAAAGGTTGATGGTGTTTATACAGCAGACCCTGTTAAAGTTAAAGGGGCAGAATTATTGAAAGAAGTTGACTATATGACTGTGTTAAAGCATGGCTTAAAGGTAATGGATTCCACTGCAATTTCATTGAGTATGGATAATTCTCTTGATATAATAGTTTTTAACATCAAGAAAGAAGGCAACCTGTTGAGAGTTGTAAAAGGCGAAAAGATAGGAACAAAAGTAATAAAAGGAGGAGGCAATGATTAA
- a CDS encoding ribonuclease J, translating into MEILPYKKNTVQIVPIGGLGEFGMNSMFLRVNDAGIVIDAGAMFPDFDQPGIDVVIPDYSFLDEHGIKDVIKAIVITHAHEDHIGAIPFLCQDIGRDIDIYGTKLTIGFIKKKLEEHRFEHKVNLHIVNAGESVRFNEIKVNFIQVTHSIVDSLALFIETPFGNVFHTGDFKIDKTPIDNRHFDFAGFARAGEKGVDLLMADSTNVERKGYTLSEKVVGESLEKIISQSVSKVIIACFSSHIHRVQQVLNVARKLNRKVALVGTSLVNAFNVAKGLGYLRIPPDVLINDRDIPDIPPHRLIIITTGSQGEPMSALSRIVRNEHKRIKVEEGDTVIISAKTIPGNEKPVLKIINTLYKKGAEVYYEEVSEVHVSGHASREELKMVFSMIKPKYFIPVHGEMKQLHHHMLLAREMGLHRRNIKIIEDGDVVELSKKGLRYVGKIQIGKKLIEGSGFDEVEEIALKDRRRMAEDGIIIVAMVVDGKTSELIGDVEIITRGFILLSDSENEAQINEMKEIVKERFYSLEDAMRVDWEYTRPHIRSALKKYIKKRFNAFPVILPIILTV; encoded by the coding sequence ATGGAAATTCTGCCGTATAAAAAGAATACGGTACAAATTGTACCTATAGGCGGGTTAGGCGAATTTGGAATGAATTCAATGTTTTTAAGGGTTAACGATGCTGGAATTGTTATTGATGCAGGGGCAATGTTTCCCGATTTTGACCAGCCGGGTATTGATGTGGTTATCCCTGATTACTCTTTCTTAGATGAACATGGGATAAAGGATGTAATTAAAGCCATTGTTATAACCCATGCCCACGAAGACCATATAGGGGCTATCCCTTTTTTGTGCCAGGATATAGGAAGGGATATTGACATTTACGGCACAAAGCTTACCATAGGTTTTATTAAGAAAAAACTTGAAGAGCACAGGTTTGAGCATAAAGTGAATTTGCATATTGTAAATGCTGGTGAAAGTGTAAGGTTTAACGAGATTAAGGTTAACTTTATTCAGGTTACACATAGTATAGTTGATAGCCTGGCACTCTTCATTGAAACGCCCTTTGGCAATGTGTTTCATACAGGTGATTTTAAAATAGATAAAACCCCTATTGACAACAGACACTTTGACTTTGCAGGGTTTGCAAGAGCTGGAGAAAAAGGGGTTGATTTGCTAATGGCAGATTCAACAAATGTGGAAAGAAAAGGATATACCCTTTCAGAAAAGGTTGTTGGTGAAAGCCTTGAGAAGATTATTTCACAATCTGTTTCAAAGGTAATTATTGCCTGTTTTTCTTCACATATACACAGGGTTCAGCAGGTTTTAAATGTGGCCAGAAAGTTAAATAGAAAAGTGGCTCTTGTTGGGACAAGCCTTGTGAACGCTTTCAATGTTGCAAAAGGGTTAGGGTATTTGAGGATTCCCCCTGATGTTTTGATTAATGATAGAGATATACCGGATATCCCACCACACAGGCTGATAATAATTACCACAGGTTCACAGGGAGAGCCGATGAGTGCCCTTTCAAGGATTGTAAGAAATGAACATAAAAGAATAAAGGTTGAAGAAGGAGACACAGTTATAATTTCAGCAAAAACAATTCCTGGAAACGAAAAGCCTGTTTTAAAAATAATAAATACACTTTACAAAAAGGGAGCTGAGGTTTATTACGAAGAGGTTTCTGAAGTTCATGTATCAGGTCATGCTTCAAGGGAAGAGTTAAAAATGGTATTTTCTATGATTAAGCCAAAATACTTTATCCCTGTACACGGAGAGATGAAGCAATTGCACCACCATATGCTTCTGGCAAGAGAAATGGGGTTGCATAGAAGGAATATAAAGATAATTGAAGACGGAGATGTGGTTGAGTTATCAAAAAAGGGGTTGAGGTATGTAGGGAAGATTCAAATAGGAAAAAAACTCATTGAGGGAAGTGGTTTTGATGAGGTAGAAGAGATTGCTTTAAAAGACAGGAGAAGAATGGCAGAGGATGGAATAATAATAGTGGCAATGGTAGTTGATGGAAAAACCTCAGAACTTATAGGGGATGTTGAAATTATTACAAGGGGATTTATACTTTTGTCTGATAGTGAAAATGAAGCCCAGATAAACGAAATGAAGGAAATAGTTAAAGAGCGTTTTTACTCTCTTGAAGATGCTATGAGGGTTGATTGGGAATATACGAGACCTCATATTCGTTCTGCTTTGAAAAAGTATATAAAAAAAAGATTTAATGCATTTCCGGTAATTTTGCCTATAATTTTAACTGTATAG
- a CDS encoding hydroxymethylpyrimidine/phosphomethylpyrimidine kinase, with the protein MNKSVIVAGGLDPSGGAGLASDIKVCAFFNVYPLPVLTALTYQNSTEFFGFEVLKLQQVETQLKSILDYYSIEVAKIGLTGRGEILDLLVSTFYKKGIKTVLDPVLKTSTKGKVSDNALVDSITQNAGKIYLITPNIPEAKELTKLNSENQQELGELLKNKGFKNILIKGGHLKKPYDLLLSDEEKIVFKGERIETENSRGTGCALSSAIASNLASGKTLKEAIAISKNYLTEAMRHNYKLGNPPYPLNLLLR; encoded by the coding sequence ATGAACAAAAGCGTAATTGTCGCAGGGGGGCTTGACCCCTCAGGCGGTGCAGGGCTTGCAAGTGACATAAAGGTTTGTGCATTTTTCAATGTGTATCCCCTGCCTGTTTTAACTGCATTAACATACCAAAACTCAACTGAATTTTTCGGTTTTGAGGTTTTAAAACTGCAACAGGTAGAAACGCAGTTAAAATCAATTTTAGATTATTACAGTATTGAGGTGGCAAAAATAGGATTAACAGGAAGAGGGGAAATCCTTGATTTGTTAGTAAGCACATTTTACAAAAAAGGCATAAAAACAGTTTTAGACCCTGTTTTAAAAACCTCAACAAAAGGGAAAGTGTCTGACAACGCACTTGTTGATTCAATCACTCAAAACGCAGGTAAAATTTACCTGATTACTCCAAATATCCCTGAAGCAAAAGAGTTAACAAAGTTAAATTCTGAAAATCAGCAAGAGTTAGGAGAATTGCTAAAAAACAAAGGATTTAAAAATATTTTAATAAAGGGGGGGCATTTAAAAAAACCTTACGATCTGCTTTTAAGTGATGAGGAGAAAATAGTTTTCAAAGGAGAAAGAATAGAGACTGAAAACAGCAGAGGCACAGGCTGCGCCCTTTCAAGCGCAATTGCATCAAACCTTGCATCAGGAAAAACACTAAAAGAAGCAATAGCAATATCAAAAAACTATTTAACAGAAGCAATGAGACATAATTACAAATTGGGAAATCCCCCTTATCCATTAAACCTACTATTGAGATAG
- a CDS encoding anthranilate synthase component II, with translation MKRIFLLDNFDSFTMNVYHLFSNFTNKIEVERADKTSIDLINKYNPDLLIISPGPGKPEDAKLSIEAIDFFKGKIPLFGICLGMQCMAVWDRGKVNKTKPIHGKTDLITHKKQGILKNIPAPFKVARYHSLYVANPGKNFKVIARNREGIPMAITHTRYKIFGVQFHPESFLTEFGLRIAENVLSFCD, from the coding sequence ATGAAAAGGATTTTTTTGTTAGACAACTTTGATTCTTTTACAATGAATGTGTATCACCTGTTTTCAAACTTCACAAACAAAATAGAGGTGGAGAGGGCAGACAAAACAAGCATTGATTTAATAAACAAATACAATCCTGATTTGCTTATTATCTCCCCTGGCCCTGGGAAACCTGAAGACGCAAAATTATCAATAGAAGCCATTGATTTTTTTAAAGGCAAAATCCCTCTTTTTGGCATATGCCTGGGAATGCAGTGCATGGCTGTATGGGATAGAGGAAAGGTTAACAAAACAAAACCAATACACGGGAAAACAGATTTAATTACCCATAAGAAACAAGGAATTTTAAAAAATATCCCAGCCCCTTTTAAAGTGGCAAGGTATCACTCACTTTATGTGGCTAACCCTGGAAAAAATTTCAAAGTAATTGCCAGAAACAGAGAGGGAATTCCAATGGCTATAACTCATACAAGATACAAAATTTTCGGGGTGCAGTTCCACCCTGAATCATTTTTAACAGAATTCGGATTGAGGATTGCTGAAAATGTCTTATCTTTTTGTGATTGA
- a CDS encoding anthranilate synthase component I family protein, protein MSYLFVIEKWEREKKELYLKDFFKIEKKYPYCILYGKGNYIIFGEKPLKVFRDFPNNLKFKRFGEKPQILPDIIGFVSYEKGYEYDSKLPDNLNSNFPLSLFFLYKNLKIYSKKTKTLYQCTRETEHYENAYLLEKTKKIFKAKFISTTEDKKSYCEKVRFIKEEIKKGNVYQVNLTRQEEWAFSGDISQFAYRLYQTNPASFSAILEFIDSGNYHSIVSSSPERFFKIGKGKIITEPIKGTINRGNSKKEDLTLKTTLKNSKKDSAELAMITDLLRNDLTKVCISPSVQVKHFKKLLTLSNVHHLVSIIEGKLKTNNMKEIFENIFPGGSITGCPKLSSMQYILKLEKLKRNIYTGSIGWYRADGKQGDFNIAIRTAYTINDKLYFGVGGGIVIDSNEKNEYLETVYKAQSIRKCLENS, encoded by the coding sequence ATGTCTTATCTTTTTGTGATTGAAAAATGGGAAAGAGAAAAGAAAGAGCTTTATCTTAAAGACTTTTTCAAAATTGAGAAAAAATACCCTTACTGTATTTTATACGGTAAAGGCAATTACATAATCTTCGGAGAAAAGCCTTTAAAGGTTTTTAGAGACTTTCCAAACAATTTGAAATTTAAAAGATTTGGGGAAAAACCTCAAATTTTACCAGATATTATAGGTTTTGTTTCATACGAAAAGGGATATGAGTATGACAGTAAACTCCCTGACAATTTAAACAGCAATTTTCCCCTTTCACTGTTTTTCCTTTACAAAAATTTAAAAATATACTCAAAGAAGACAAAAACTCTTTATCAATGCACAAGGGAGACTGAACATTATGAGAATGCTTATCTTTTAGAAAAAACAAAAAAAATATTTAAAGCAAAATTTATATCAACCACTGAAGATAAAAAAAGTTACTGCGAAAAGGTACGGTTTATAAAAGAGGAGATAAAAAAAGGAAATGTTTATCAGGTAAACCTTACAAGACAGGAAGAGTGGGCTTTTTCAGGAGATATATCGCAATTTGCTTACAGGTTGTACCAAACAAACCCTGCTTCATTTTCAGCAATACTTGAGTTTATTGATAGCGGAAATTACCACTCAATTGTCTCATCCTCTCCGGAAAGGTTTTTCAAAATAGGTAAGGGTAAGATAATTACAGAGCCTATTAAGGGAACTATTAATAGAGGGAATTCTAAAAAAGAAGACCTGACTTTAAAAACCACTCTGAAAAACAGTAAAAAGGATTCAGCAGAGCTTGCAATGATTACAGATTTACTGAGAAACGATTTAACAAAGGTATGCATCTCCCCTTCTGTTCAGGTTAAGCACTTTAAAAAACTCTTGACACTTTCAAATGTGCATCACCTTGTATCTATTATTGAAGGAAAGTTAAAAACCAATAATATGAAAGAAATATTTGAAAATATATTCCCTGGAGGCTCTATAACCGGCTGCCCAAAACTTTCATCAATGCAGTATATTCTCAAACTTGAAAAATTAAAGCGAAACATTTATACAGGCTCAATAGGGTGGTATAGAGCAGATGGCAAACAGGGCGATTTTAATATTGCGATACGAACAGCGTATACCATAAATGACAAACTATACTTTGGTGTTGGCGGAGGGATTGTAATTGACTCTAATGAGAAAAACGAATACCTTGAAACTGTTTATAAAGCTCAATCAATAAGGAAGTGCCTTGAAAATTCTTGA